In a genomic window of Zingiber officinale cultivar Zhangliang chromosome 9B, Zo_v1.1, whole genome shotgun sequence:
- the LOC122025030 gene encoding uncharacterized protein LOC122025030 has translation MDSRRSKSTSGGNLQIEGYGSREAAPPPSGLYDYRSYSTYSYSGYGSKGVKEKAVSSSSAASSSSSSSKKSRWALSDPDFQRRKRVASYKAYAVEGRMKGSLRRSFRWFKDRYNKMLYSWW, from the coding sequence ATGGATAGCCGCCGATCCAAGTCCACCAGCGGCGGCAACTTGCAGATCGAGGGCTACGGCAGTCGGGAGGCGGCGCCGCCGCCCTCCGGCCTCTACGACTACAGGAGCTACAGCACCTACTCCTACAGCGGCTACGGTTCCAAAGGGGTGAAGGAGAAGGCTGTCTCCTCTTCCTCTGccgcttcctcttcctcttcctcttccaagaAGAGCAGGTGGGCCCTGAGCGACCCCGATTTCCAGCGGAGGAAGCGCGTCGCAAGCTACAAGGCCTACGCCGTGGAAGGCAGGATGAAGGGCTCCTTGCGGAGGAGCTTCCGCTGGTTCAAGGATCGTTACAACAAGATGCTGTATAGCTGGTGGTGA